One Archangium violaceum genomic window, GGTAACGATGTGCCAGCATGGGTGCTTCTCCTGTGGTGCGTGAGTGTTGAATGGTTCCTTCTTGGGGGCTCATTCGCCGGCGAGCTTCTTGAGCAAGCGGATCATCACGGCGCGCTCCTCCGCGTTGAATCCGGCCGTCCGCTCGCGAACGTGGGCGGCCAGGATGGTGCGGGCCTCGGTCAGCCGCTTCCTGCCCTGGGCTGTGAGCGACAGCAGCGTGGCGCGGCGGTCCTCCGGGTCTTCCTCGCGCTTCACGAGCCCCTCGGACTCCAGCCCGTCCACGGTGCTCGTCAGCGTCCGGGGAACGATGTCCAACGCGTCGCTCACCTCCCGCATCCGGCGGCGGTCCTCCTCCAGGAGTTGGAGCACCTTGTACCGGGGCAGGGAGAGCCCACAGGCACTCAGGCGGTCGTTCGCCTGCATTCGGATGTGTCGAGCGGTGGAGAGGAGCGTGTCGAGCAGCTCGTCTCCTGTCCGTGGTTTCGGCATTGACGCGGTCTCCCTTCGGATTTAGTGAGTATACTCACTATGAGGCTGCATTGCATCTCGCGATGTGGCCTTCACGAGAAAATAGAAGGACCCCTCCTCATGTCCTGGATTCACCGACGCCCCGAGTACGTCGTCGCCGTCATCTTCGTCACGGCGATGTTCATGAACATCCTGGATACGACGATCGTGAACGTCGCCCTGCCGGTAATCGCCCAGCAATTCGGCGTGCAGGCGACCGAGGCGGAGTGGGTGGTGCTCGGCTACCTGATGAGTCTGGCGGTGTGGATTCCCGCCTCGGGGTGGATCGGCGACCGGTTCGGGACGAAGCGCACGTTCCTCATGGCGCTCGGCGTGTTCACCGTGGCGTCGGGGCTCTGCGGTCTGGCGACGGGGCTCCACTCGCTGGTGGCGTTCCGTGTCCTTCAGGGCGTGGGCGGCGGGATGATGGCGCCCGTGGGCACCGCCATGTTGTTCCGCGCCTTCCCGCCGGAGCGGCGCGCGAACGCCGCGCGGGTGCTCATCATCCCGACCGTGGTGGCGCCCGCGCTCGGGCCGGTGCTGGGCGGGTTCATCGTCGACACGCTGTCCTGGCACTGGGTGTTCCTGGTGAACGTGCCGGTGGGCCTCGCCGCCTTCGCGTTCGGTGCCTACAGCCTGAAGGAGCACCGCGAGCCGAGGGTGGGCCGCTTCGACTTCCCCGGGTTCCTCCTGGCCGGCTCCGGGCTCTCGATGCTCCTGTATGCGTTGAGCTCGGGCCCCGTCGTCGGCTGGAGCAAGCCGTCCGTCGCGCTCGCCGGGGTGCTGGGCCTGCTGGCCGCCGTGACGTTCGTCTGGAACGAGCTGCGCGTGAAGGCGCCGATGTTGAAGCTGCGGCTCCTGAAGGACCGGCTCTTCCGCAACACCAACATCGCCTCGGCCTTCGGCAGCGCGAGCTTCGTCGGCCTGCTGTTCCTGATGCCCATCTACCTGCAGTCCGCCCGGCACGAGTCGGCCTTCGCCTCGGG contains:
- a CDS encoding MarR family winged helix-turn-helix transcriptional regulator codes for the protein MPKPRTGDELLDTLLSTARHIRMQANDRLSACGLSLPRYKVLQLLEEDRRRMREVSDALDIVPRTLTSTVDGLESEGLVKREEDPEDRRATLLSLTAQGRKRLTEARTILAAHVRERTAGFNAEERAVMIRLLKKLAGE
- a CDS encoding DHA2 family efflux MFS transporter permease subunit; translated protein: MSWIHRRPEYVVAVIFVTAMFMNILDTTIVNVALPVIAQQFGVQATEAEWVVLGYLMSLAVWIPASGWIGDRFGTKRTFLMALGVFTVASGLCGLATGLHSLVAFRVLQGVGGGMMAPVGTAMLFRAFPPERRANAARVLIIPTVVAPALGPVLGGFIVDTLSWHWVFLVNVPVGLAAFAFGAYSLKEHREPRVGRFDFPGFLLAGSGLSMLLYALSSGPVVGWSKPSVALAGVLGLLAAVTFVWNELRVKAPMLKLRLLKDRLFRNTNIASAFGSASFVGLLFLMPIYLQSARHESAFASGLTTFPEALGVLVSSQLVGRLYPRVGPRRLIAFGLFFVSVSVTLVALVGLQSSLWVLRALMFTTGASIAFLFISQQAATFARISSADTGHASAIFNAQRQLAAALGVALMATVLSSFLGRGGAHASGMEQLPAFRVAFLVDAGVALLGVFAALAIRDEDALSTMRRGPASAPSGEAAVMH